The following proteins come from a genomic window of Coffea arabica cultivar ET-39 chromosome 11c, Coffea Arabica ET-39 HiFi, whole genome shotgun sequence:
- the LOC113716935 gene encoding intracellular ribonuclease LX-like has product MKLKSAAFLTLLVLQCLAVLTVAQNDFDFFYLVQQWPASYCDTKRSCCYPTTGKPAEDFSIHGLWPNRNDGSWPSNCDEGSSFDESEVSDLVKRMQQEWPSLACPSSDGVRFWSHEWEKHGTCSLLNEHQYFQTALDLKDKSNLLQVLKDAGIRPGKFYSLEKIKEAIQQGVGYTPFIECNVDQGGNRQLYQVYLCVDSSASDFIECPTFPHGRCGSEIEFPSFSSLHDEA; this is encoded by the exons ATGAAACTGAAAAGTGCAGCATTTCTCACGCTTTTGGTTTTGCAATGTTTAGCAGTTTTGACTGTTGCCCAGAACGATTTTGATTTCTTCTACCTCGTTCAACAG TGGCCTGCTTCATACTGCGACACAAAGCGTAGTTGCTGCTATCCAACCACTGGGAAGCCTGCCGAAGATTTCAGCATTCATGGGCTGTGGCCAAACCGCAATGATGGCTCGTGGCCATCAAACTGCGATGAGGGAAGTTCTTTTGATGAATCTGAG GTGTCGGATCTAGTGAAGAGAATGCAGCAAGAATGGCCATCCCTTGCCTGCCCAAGCAGCGACGGAGTCAGGTTCTGGAGTCACGAATGGGAGAAACATGGAACCTGTTCTCTCCTCAACGAGCACCAGTACTTCCAAACGGCTCTTGACCTCAAAGACAAGTCAAATCTTCTCCAAGTCCTCAAGGATGCAG GAATTCGTCCAGGAAAGTTTTACAGCTTAGAGAAGATAAAAGAGGCAATCCAACAAGGTGTTGGGTACACTCCTTTCATCGAGTGCAACGTTGATCAAGGCGGCAATCGTCAGCTCTACCAAGTGTACCTGTGCGTGGACTCTTCTGCATCTGATTTCATCGAGTGCCCGACATTCCCACATGGAAGATGCGGTTCCGAGATTGAATTTCCTTCGTTTTCCTCCTTACATGATGAAGCTTGA
- the LOC113716247 gene encoding extracellular ribonuclease LE-like, translating to MEAQLNISVLTKLFLVQFLLAFCVAQDFDFFYFVQQWPGSYCDTDQGCCYPSNGKPASDFGIHGLWPTNNDGSYPSNCDSSNPFDISKISDLVSRMEQDWPSLACPSSSGTTFWSHEWEKHGTCSESILDQHGYFKSALDLKDNLDLLQILQSAGIQAGGGSYSLSSIKNAIESAIGSTPWIECNTDGSGNSQLYQIYICVDASASNIIECPVMQTGKCSSSVQFPSF from the exons ATGGAAGCGCAACTCAATATTTCAGTCCTAACCAAGCTCTTCCTTGTACAGTTTCTCTTAGCTTTCTGCGTTGCACAAgattttgatttcttttattttgttcaGCAG TGGCCAGGATCATATTGCGATACAGATCAAGGTTGTTGCTATCCCTCGAATGGGAAACCAGCATCAGACTTTGGGATTCATGGTCTCTGGCCGACGAATAATGATGGCTCTTACCCATCAAATTGTGACTCCAGCAACCCTTTCGATATATCCAAG ATATCAGATCTTGTGAGCAGAATGGAACAGGATTGGCCATCACTTGCCTGCCCAAGCAGCAGTGGAACCACATTTTGGTCACACGAGTGGGAGAAACATGGAACATGTTCCGAATCCATCCTAGACCAACATGGCTACTTCAAATCAGCACTCGATCTCAAAGATAATCTTGATCTCCTCCAAATTCTTCAAAGCGCAG GAATCCAGGCAGGCGGGGGATCTTACAGCTTGAGTAGCATTAAAAATGCAATCGAGAGCGCAATTGGTTCCACCCCATGGATTGAATGCAACACCGATGGATCTGGGAACAGTCAGCTGTACCAAATCTACATCTGTGTCGATGCTTCTGCTTCAAACATAATTGAGTGTCCTGTTATGCAAACTGGGAAGTGCTCCTCCAGTGTCCAGTTCCCATCGTTCTAA
- the LOC113715340 gene encoding extracellular ribonuclease LE, whose amino-acid sequence MQFKSLVFLHLFSLQCLSYICLVQSHDFFFVVQMWPGSYCDTKRVSCCYRAAGKPTDFTIHGLWPHFNNNSIPQDCNRKNPFNKAKVSDLTTKLEKTWPTFKCGRKSSSAKFWSHEWTKHGTCSEDVLDQHAYFKAALNIKDKVNLLEILKNAGIQPDGKFYKLDDIKEAIKAGTGYNPVIECNTDASGNIQLYQVYLCVDSAGSSLIECPVTLKRDTSIELPML is encoded by the exons ATGCAATTCAAGAGCTTAGTCTTTCTTCACCTTTTTTCGCTGCAATGTCTGTCATATATTTGCCTCGTTCAGAGTCACGACTTCTTCTTCGTTGTCCAAATG TGGCCAGgatcatattgtgacacaaaGAGAGTTAGCTGCTGCTATAGAGCTGCAGGGAAACCAACAGATTTCACCATTCATGGCCTCTGGCCTCATTTCAACAATAATTCCATCCCACAGGACTGCAACCGTAAAAACCCTTTCAACAAAGCCAAG GTCTCAGATTTAACAACTAAATTGGAAAAGACCTGGCCAACCTTCAAATGTGGGAGGAAAAGTAGCAGTGCCAAATTCTGGTCGCATGAATGGACAAAACATGGTACCTGTTCAGAAGATGTTCTTGATCAGCATGCATACTTTAAAGCAGCTCTCAATATCAAGGACAAAGTAAATCTTCTTGAAATACTTAAGAATGCAG GGATTCAACCGGATGGGAAGTTTTACAAGTTAGATGACATTAAAGAAGCCATAAAAGCTGGAACAGGATACAATCCAGTGATTGAATGCAATACTGATGCCTCAGGCAATATCCAGCTTTACCAGGTTTATCTTTGTGTGGATTCAGCTGGTTCATCCCTCATTGAGTGTCCAGTGACCCTTAAGAGGGATACATCCATAGAGCTTCCTATGCTTTAG
- the LOC140016601 gene encoding pentatricopeptide repeat-containing protein At2g02980, chloroplastic-like yields MLCSGQVLDNYTFPSLINAVHCLAMKYGLETDMYVCPAHINMYSESKEIGWARCVFVSVVEPCVVTCNADYGLLRSCKPNEALSSFRELQVKRIKPADVTVLGVISSCALLGALKLGKWSNTDLLDMYAKCGSLEDAVSVSKDVSFKDTQSMVDDDHAYTIHGCGNEAISL; encoded by the exons ATGCTCTGTTCAGGCCAGGTTCTGGATAATTACACCTTCCCTTCTCTAATCAATGCAGTGCATTGTCTTGCAATGAAGTATGGACTGGAGACTGACATGTATGTTTGTCCTGCCCATATCAATATGTACAGTGAAAGTAAAGAAATTGGTTGGGCCCGTTGTGTTTTTGTTAGTGTAGTAGAACCATGTGTTGTGACTTGCAATGCTGATTATGGGTTATTGAGGAGCTGTAAGCCAAATGAGGCTTTGTCGTCGTTTCGTGAATTGCAGGTTAAAAGAATTAAGCCAGCAGATGTGACGGTTCTTGGTGTTATTTCATCTTGTGCATTGCTGGGAGCACTGAAACTTGGGAAGTG GTCAAATACTGATCTGCTTGATATGTATGCAAAATGTGGGAGTTTGGAGGATGCTGTGTCTGTTTCCAAGGACGTGAGTTTCAAAGATACACAAAGCATGGTCGACGATGATCATGCATATACTATTCATGGTTGTGGTAATGAGGCTATCTCTCTTTGA
- the LOC113716569 gene encoding amino acid transporter AVT1I yields the protein MDSLNVDTVESQNQLPQPQKGTTFLRTCFNGLNAVSGVGILSIPYALSEGGWLSLTILFLVAVLCYYTGLLLQRCMDVDPLVRTYPDIGELAFGKKGRLTISTFMYLELYLVAVEFLILEGDNLHKLFPDACFHLGGKKVGGKQVFVLLTALIILPTTWLRNLGLLAYVSVGGVLASFVLLGSVFWVGAIDDVGFHETGSLWRWSGLPTAISLFTFCYCGHAIFPTLCNSMKDRSQFPKVLLVCFVLSGLTYGSMAVLGYLMFGDNLSSQVTLNLPTAKISSKIAIYTTLINPITKYAIIIAPIATAAEDAFRFRNSRTMSLLIRTSLVVSTVVVALCIPFFGYVMGFIGAFLSISVSMLFPCLCYLKIKKADKRWGPELVSIMLILVLGIIVSALGTYISVRNIVRNVL from the exons ATGGATTCCCTCAATGTAGACACAGTGGAGAGCCAAAACCAGCTCCCACAACCACAAAAAGGCACTACATTCCTCAGAACTTGCTTCAATGGGCTAAATGCTGTATCAG GTGTGGGAATCTTATCAATCCCATATGCACTTTCAGAAGGGGGCTGGCTAAGCTTAACAATTCTTTTCTTAGTAGCAGTTCTGTGTTATTATACAGGGCTGCTTCTACAACGTTGCATGGATGTTGATCCACTCGTTAGAACATATCCTGATATTGGTGAACTTGCTTTTGGGAAAAAGGGAAGACTCACCATTTCTACCTTCATGTATCTTGAATTGTACCTGGTTGCGGTTGAATTTCTCATCTTAGAAGGTGATAATCTGCATAAACTATTCCCAGATGCATGTTTCCACCTTGGTGGCAAGAAAGTTGGAGGAAAACAGGTCTTTGTTCTACTTACAGCGCTCATAATCTTGCCCACAACATGGTTAAGGAATTTAGGATTGCTGGCTTATGTTTCTGTTGGAGGGGTTTTGGCTTCCTTTGTTCTACTGGGTTCTGTTTTTTGGGTTGGTGCCATTGATGACGTGGGGTTTCACGAGACAGGATCACTTTGGAGGTGGAGTGGATTGCCAACAGCAATAAGCTTGTTCACTTTTTGTTATTGTGGCCATGCAATTTTTCCCACACTATGCAATTCCATGAAAGACAGAAGTCAATTTCCCAAG GTTTTGctcgtttgttttgttttgagcGGCCTCACTTATGGATCGATGGCTGTGCTCGGATACTTGATGTTTGGAGATAATCTGTCATCCCAAGTGACGTTAAATCTTCCTACTGCAAAAATCAGTTCAAAAATTGCAATTTACACCACGCTGATCAACCCAATTACCAAGTATGCCATAATCATTGCTCCAATTGCAACAGCAGCTGAAGATGCGTTTCGTTTCCGAAATAGCAGAACTATGAGCCTTCTCATTAGAACAAGCCTGGTCGTCAGCACAGTTGTAGTGGCACTTTGCATTCCATTTTTCGGATACGTAATGGGATTTATAGGTGCATTTTTGAGCATCAGCGTCTCAATGTTATTCCCATGCCTTTGTTATCTGAAGATCAAGAAAGCCGACAAGAGATGGGGGCCAGAGTTAGTCTCAATTATGCTAATTTTAGTTTTAGGGATAATTGTTTCAGCGTTGGGTACTTACATTTCTGTGAGAAATATAGTAAGGAATGTCTTGTAA
- the LOC113716968 gene encoding probable apyrase 6, producing the protein MRRSNVRSVNCGNNQREAHKMDPMKLQFRSNNRPGYRNHPFKQHNGKSSLVLYTTIAFVFVFLCYFLLVFPNRSDSANHYYGHKKFGIVIDGGSTGTRIHVFKYEVEKDGILRYDFGKNGLASMKVNPGLSAFAEEPERAASAVAELVDFGRKRVPREYWRETEIRLMATAGMRMLEKGVQDRILEACRTVLRGSGFRFYDDWASVISGSDEGVYAWVVANYALGTLGGDPKQTTGIIELGGASAQVTFVSDEPLPPEYSRKVKYGNFTYILYSHSLLQYGQNVAFELLRESLIMRSEELDTLQNGKLMDPCIPRGYTHDTGSGKLSPGSLAEKSRYLSALQPGGNFSECRSASLMLLQKDKEKCSYINCYVGSTFIPKLQGKFLATENFFHTSKFFGLGRQAFLSDLVVAGERFCEDDWSKLKMKYYSLDDDDLLRYCFSSAYIVALLHDSLGIALDDERIVYANQVENIPLDWALGAFILQSRTSTDYEHSPSVASVIAGDSFTLLILFGVLVVLIFTVWYFSRCGKPQLKTIYDLEKGKYIVTRVSRYS; encoded by the exons ATGCGCCGATCCAATGTCCGTTCTGTAAATTGTGGGAATAATCAAAGAGAAGCCCATAAGATGGATCCGATGAAGCTCCAATTCCGCTCCAACAATCGACCCGGATATAGAAACCACCCATTCAAGCAACACAATGGAAAATCAAGCCTAGTATTGTATACTACAATTGCGTTTGTATTTGTGTTCCTCTGttattttttattagtttttccAAATAGAAGTGATAGTGCAAATCATTACTATGGGCACAAGAAATTTGGGATTGTGATTGATGGGGGAAGTACAGGTACGAGAATTCATGTGTTTAAGTACGAGGTTGAAAAAGATGGGATtttaagatatgattttgggaAAAATGGGTTGGCCTCGATGAAAGTAAATCCAGGGTTGTCTGCTTTTGCGGAGGAGCCGGAGAGGGCTGCTTCTGCTGTGGCGGAGCTGGTGGACTTTGGGAGGAAAAGGGTACCTCGGGAATATTGGAGGGAGACTGAAATTAGGCTAATGGCAACTGCTGGTATGCGGATGTTGGAGAAAGGAGTTCAAGATAGGATTTTGGAGGCTTGCCGAACCGTGTTGAGGGGCTCGGGTTTCAGGTTTTACGATGATTGGGCTTCCGTTATTTCCG GTTCTGATGAAGGTGTATATGCCTGGGTCGTTGCTAATTATGCCCTTGGCACTCTAGGAGGCGATCCTAAGCAAACAACTGGTATTATTGAACTTGGAGGTGCTTCAGCTCAG GTTACCTTTGTATCGGACGAACCTTTGCCCCCTGAGTACTCTAGAAAGGTTAAATATGGCAATTTcacttatatcttgtacagtcaCAGTTTGCTCCAATATGGCCAG AATGTAGCTTTTGAGTTATTGCGGGAATCTCTCATCATGAGAAGCGAAGAATTGG ATACCCTTCAAAATGGAAAGTTAATGGATCCTTGTATTCCTAGAGGATATACACATGATACTGGATCAGGGAAACTCTCCCCTGGTTCATTGGCTGAAAAGAGTAGATATCTATCTGCTCTCCAGCCCGGTGGTAACTTCTCAGAGTGCAGGTCTGCCTCTCTGATGTTACTGCAGAAAGACAAAG AGAAATGCTCCTATATAAACTGTTATGTAGGATCAACATTTATCCCTAAGCTCCAAGGAAAGTTTTTGGCCACAGAAAATTTTTTCCACACTTCTAAG ttcTTTGGTTTGGGTCGACAAGCATTTCTTTCTGATCTCGTTGTTGCTGGAGAAAGATTCTGTGAGGATGATTggtcaaaattgaagatgaAGTACTACTCACTGGATGATGATGATTTACTTCGGTATTGTTTTTCTTCGGCATATATTGTTGCCCTACTTCACGATAGCCTCGGAATTGCTCTGGATGATGAAAG GATTGTATATGCAAATCAAGTGGAGAACATTCCCCTTGATTGGGCATTGGGTGCTTTCATCTTGCAGAGCAGAACATCCACGGACTATGAGCATTCTCCCTCAGTTGCCTCTGTGATTGCTGGCGACTCTTTCACCTTGTTAATCCTGTTTGGTGTCCTGGTGGTGTTGATATTCACGGTGTGGTACTTTTCAAGGTGTGGAAAACCACAGTTGAAGACGATATATGATCTGGAGAAGGGGAAGTATATAGTTACTCGTGTCAGTAGATACTCATAG
- the LOC113717283 gene encoding uncharacterized protein isoform X1, with translation MSEILAVHADRFVKPVQEINPYGIVDEKQQREMVGPSTSLAPRPEEEEVVVMVGENENEEAPLIAMAECRICQEEDSLTNLETPCACSGSLKYAHRKCVQHWCNEKGDIICEICHQPYQPGYTASRPNPEETTIDIGGGWQLSGAPLDLHDPRLLAIAEAERQLLEAEYDDYSSTNASGAAFCRSAALILMALLLLRHALTVTDGDGDDDPSAFFSLFLLRAAGFLLPCYIMVWAISILQRRRQRQEAAALAATQFAFVVQSGQSRGLHFAIASTAPLPTPATALTPQQEHV, from the exons ATGAGTGAAATTTTGGCGGTACATGCAGACCGGTTTGTGAAGCCGGTTCAGGAGATTAACCCATATGGTATCGTGGATGAGAAGCAGCAGCGCGAAATGGTGGGGCCTTCTACTTCATTGGCGCCGCGgccggaggaggaggaggtggtggtaATGGTGGGGGAGAATGAGAATGAGGAAGCGCCGCTTATAGCGATGGCTGAGTGCCGCATTTGTCAGGAGGAGGATTCATTGACCAATTTGGAAACTCCCTGTGCTTGCAGCGGTAGTCTTAAG TATGCTCATAGAAAATGTGTTCAACACTGGTGCAATGAGAAAGGGGACATCATTTGTGAGATCTGCCATCAG CCTTACCAACCTGGTTATACTGCTTCTCGACCTAATCCTGAAGAGACTACAATAGATATTGG GGGAGGCTGGCAGCTTTCTGGGGCACCTTTGGATTTGCATGATCCTCGCCTTTTGGCAATTGCAGAGGCTGAGCGTCAGCTTCTGGAAGCTGAATATGATGATTACAGTTCTACAAATGCAAGTGGTGCTGCATTCTGCCGTTCAGCTGCTCTAATT TTAATGGCTCTTCTGTTATTGCGGCATGCATTGACTGTTACTGATGGTGATGGAGATGATGACCCTTCTGCATTCTTCTCT CTTTTCTTACTTCGTGCTGCTGGCTTCCTTTTACCCTGCTACATCATGGTCTGGGCGATTAGTATTTTGCAGCGGAGAAGACAGAGACAG GAGGCTGCGGCATTGGCTGCGACACAGTTTGCATTTGTGGTACAATCTGGGCAAAGCAGGGGTCTGCACTTTGCGATTGCATCCACTGCACCTCTACCTACACCTGCAACAGCATTGACTCCACAACAGGAGCATGTTTGA
- the LOC113717283 gene encoding uncharacterized protein isoform X2: protein MSEILAVHADRFVKPVQEINPYGIVDEKQQREMVGPSTSLAPRPEEEEVVVMVGENENEEAPLIAMAECRICQEEDSLTNLETPCACSGSLKYAHRKCVQHWCNEKGDIICEICHQPYQPGYTASRPNPEETTIDIGGGWQLSGAPLDLHDPRLLAIAEAERQLLEAEYDDYSSTNASGAAFCRSAALILMALLLLRHALTVTDGDGDDDPSAFFSLFLLRAAGFLLPCYIMVWAISILQRRRQRQYQIWG from the exons ATGAGTGAAATTTTGGCGGTACATGCAGACCGGTTTGTGAAGCCGGTTCAGGAGATTAACCCATATGGTATCGTGGATGAGAAGCAGCAGCGCGAAATGGTGGGGCCTTCTACTTCATTGGCGCCGCGgccggaggaggaggaggtggtggtaATGGTGGGGGAGAATGAGAATGAGGAAGCGCCGCTTATAGCGATGGCTGAGTGCCGCATTTGTCAGGAGGAGGATTCATTGACCAATTTGGAAACTCCCTGTGCTTGCAGCGGTAGTCTTAAG TATGCTCATAGAAAATGTGTTCAACACTGGTGCAATGAGAAAGGGGACATCATTTGTGAGATCTGCCATCAG CCTTACCAACCTGGTTATACTGCTTCTCGACCTAATCCTGAAGAGACTACAATAGATATTGG GGGAGGCTGGCAGCTTTCTGGGGCACCTTTGGATTTGCATGATCCTCGCCTTTTGGCAATTGCAGAGGCTGAGCGTCAGCTTCTGGAAGCTGAATATGATGATTACAGTTCTACAAATGCAAGTGGTGCTGCATTCTGCCGTTCAGCTGCTCTAATT TTAATGGCTCTTCTGTTATTGCGGCATGCATTGACTGTTACTGATGGTGATGGAGATGATGACCCTTCTGCATTCTTCTCT CTTTTCTTACTTCGTGCTGCTGGCTTCCTTTTACCCTGCTACATCATGGTCTGGGCGATTAGTATTTTGCAGCGGAGAAGACAGAGACAG TACCAAATCTGGGGATAG